The genome window GGCGAGGCCGACATCTACCCGCGCCTCGGGCGCACCATGGAATGGGACACCGCCGCTGGTGACGCCGTGCTCCGCGGGGCAGGCGGCAAGATGGTCCGCTTCGATGACCACACCCCCTTCACCTACGGCAAACCGGGCTACGAAAACCCCTTCTTCATCGCCTATTCGCCCGATGTGGCGCTGAAGCAGGGCTAGGGCGCAGCGCGCATGTCCTTCCTTATCGTCATCCCCGCCCGCTACGCCTCGCAGCGCTATCCCGGCAAGCCTCTGGCCATGCTGCGCGGCGCGTCGGGCGCCGAAAAGACCCTCATCCAGCGCAGTTGGGAGGCCGCAAAGGCCGTGCCCGGCAGCCCCCGCGTGGTGGTCGCCACCGACGATGCCCGCATCCGCGAGGCCGCCGAGGCCTTTGGCGCCGAGGTGGTGATGACGCCCGACACCTGCGCCAACGGCACAGAGCGTTGCGCTGCGGCGGTGCAGGCGCTGGGCGAAAGTTTCGACGTGGTGGTCAACCTTCAGGGCGATGCGCCGCTCACACCGGCATGGTTCGTCGATGACCTCGTGGCGGCGATGCGGGCCGATACCCAGTCCGATATCGCCACCCCCGTGCTGCGCTGCGATGGCGTGTCGCTCAAGGCCTTCCTCGATGACCGCAAGGCGGGCCGCGTCGGCGGCACCACCGCCGTCTTCGCCGCCGACAATGCCGCGCTCTACTTTTCCAAGGAGGTGATCCCCTTCACCTCCGCCAGCTATCCCAACGAGGCCGCAACGCCGGTGTTTCACCACGTCGGCGTCTATGCCTACCGCCCCGAGGCGCTCACCGCCTATCCGGCATGGCCCACCGGCCCGCTGGAGCGGCTGGAAGGGCTGGAGCAGCTGCGGTTTCTCGAGCAGGGCCGCCGCGTGCTCTGCGTCGAGGTGCAGGGCAAGGGCCGTGCCTTCTGGGAGCTGAACAACCCCGAAGACATTCCCCGCATCGAGGCCATGCTGGCGCAGATGGGCGTCGAATGAGTGAGAGCGGGGAGGGGCGCGCCAGCGTCATCATCGTCAGCCGGGGCCGCCCCGACGAGCTTCGCCGCAACCTCCCCGCCTTCCGCCTTCAGACCCACCGCAACTTCGAGTTGATCCTCGTGGCCGACCCGGCAGGGCTGGAGGCGGCGCGGGCGCTTAACCTTTCTCACCGCATGAAGCTGGTAGAGTTCGACGAGGCCAACATCTCGCAGGCCCGCAACCTCGGCCTTGCCGAGGCCGCCGCCCCCCTCGTCGCCTTCATCGACGACGACGCCACCCCCGAGCCGCCCTGGCTCTCCCGGCTTCTGGTGCCCTTTGACGCGCCGGAAGTAAACGCCAGCACCGGCTTCGTGCGCGGCAGGAACGGAATTTCCTTTCAGTGGCAAGGGGTTGCAACAGATGAGACCGGGGCGGATATCGCGCTCGACGTTAACGAGTCGGAAACCACGCTCCTGCCCAGCGCGCGTTGCGTAAAGACCCACGGCACCAACTGCGCCTTCCGCCGCGAGTCCCTCGCCCGAATCGGCGGTTTCGACCCGGCCTTCCGCTTTTTTCTCGACGAAACCGATGTCACCCACCGCCTCGCCCCCACGGGCGGTAAAACCGCCATCGTCCCCCTCGCCCAGGTCCACCACGGCTTCGCCGCCAATGCCACCCGACGCGCCAACCGCGCTCCCACGGACCTTGCCCCCATAGGCCGCTCCGCCGCCCTCTTCCTACGCCGCCACTGCCCCGAAGATCGCCGCGACCCGGCCCTTGCCGCCCTGCGGAAAGGCCAGAAAGAGCGCCTTGCCCTGCACCGCGCCGAACGCCGCCTGACCGCCGAGGATGAGCCCGCCCTGCTCGCCAGCCTCGAAGCCGGCATCTCCGAAGGCCTCTCCGCCCCCCTTTCTGACCCGCCGTCTTTCGGCCCGTCCCAAAGCCCGTTTCTCCCCTTCCCCGAAGGCCCGGGACCGACCCGCCACGAGCTGCGCGGCTGCACCTTCTTCGGCTACCGCAAAGCACTTGCCCGGGCCCGAGCAGACGCGGCATCCGGCGACACCGTCATCACCCTCCTGCGCCTCTCC of Oceanicola sp. 502str15 contains these proteins:
- a CDS encoding 3-deoxy-manno-octulosonate cytidylyltransferase → MSFLIVIPARYASQRYPGKPLAMLRGASGAEKTLIQRSWEAAKAVPGSPRVVVATDDARIREAAEAFGAEVVMTPDTCANGTERCAAAVQALGESFDVVVNLQGDAPLTPAWFVDDLVAAMRADTQSDIATPVLRCDGVSLKAFLDDRKAGRVGGTTAVFAADNAALYFSKEVIPFTSASYPNEAATPVFHHVGVYAYRPEALTAYPAWPTGPLERLEGLEQLRFLEQGRRVLCVEVQGKGRAFWELNNPEDIPRIEAMLAQMGVE
- a CDS encoding glycosyltransferase family 2 protein, yielding MSESGEGRASVIIVSRGRPDELRRNLPAFRLQTHRNFELILVADPAGLEAARALNLSHRMKLVEFDEANISQARNLGLAEAAAPLVAFIDDDATPEPPWLSRLLVPFDAPEVNASTGFVRGRNGISFQWQGVATDETGADIALDVNESETTLLPSARCVKTHGTNCAFRRESLARIGGFDPAFRFFLDETDVTHRLAPTGGKTAIVPLAQVHHGFAANATRRANRAPTDLAPIGRSAALFLRRHCPEDRRDPALAALRKGQKERLALHRAERRLTAEDEPALLASLEAGISEGLSAPLSDPPSFGPSQSPFLPFPEGPGPTRHELRGCTFFGYRKALARARADAASGDTVITLLRLSRTTRFHASRFDPAGLWIQRGGLFGRSERTDPVFRFWRRTARLAREGARIACFRSPES